In Paenibacillus sp. 1781tsa1, one DNA window encodes the following:
- a CDS encoding cupin domain-containing protein produces the protein MNEWKKNIETLFLQDNGVIPNHPTLPVLLYKNVWAEEALQAESLLNRHGWGNSWLNGVFNYHHYHSNAHEALAVVSGFVELILGGENGQKVYLQTGDVVVLPAGTGHKRLEASTDFRIAGAYPGGMSYNTRTGEDAERAKALQEIREVPIPDTDPVYGQDGPLMEIWSGKKS, from the coding sequence ATGAATGAATGGAAAAAGAATATAGAGACGTTATTTCTTCAGGATAACGGTGTGATTCCCAATCATCCGACCCTGCCTGTGCTTTTGTATAAGAACGTATGGGCTGAAGAGGCCCTTCAAGCAGAATCGTTGCTGAACCGTCATGGATGGGGAAATAGCTGGTTGAATGGTGTGTTCAATTATCATCATTATCATAGTAACGCACATGAGGCTCTTGCGGTGGTGAGTGGATTCGTGGAACTGATTCTAGGCGGAGAAAATGGCCAGAAAGTTTATCTTCAAACAGGCGATGTTGTCGTTCTTCCTGCCGGGACAGGGCATAAACGTCTGGAGGCCAGCACTGACTTTCGTATTGCCGGTGCCTACCCGGGCGGTATGAGTTACAACACACGTACAGGCGAGGACGCCGAACGTGCCAAGGCTCTTCAGGAAATCCGAGAGGTTCCGATTCCGGATACCGATCCGGTCTACGGGCAGGATGGTCCTCTAATGGAAATTTGGAGCGGGAAGAAGTCATAA
- a CDS encoding TVP38/TMEM64 family protein has protein sequence MTPAALDIMSYITEENIRFWLEKFRSFGPLPGILLTFMKSFVPPLPTLLIVGVNGAVYGLWAGFLYSWIGMVLGCTVTFLIVREIGKSAFVERWARKPRVQRSMVWIRRNAFSYVFLLSIFPVGPFVIINVAAGIARMRLLSFLLAVGCGKAIMIFSVTYIGSNVEQFLEHPVRWVGVLLFIAVSLWASRKLERHFTRSSSERENLQDLNQPDGKSISS, from the coding sequence ATGACCCCAGCAGCATTGGATATTATGTCATATATTACGGAAGAAAATATTCGTTTCTGGCTGGAGAAGTTTCGTTCTTTCGGCCCGTTACCGGGAATTTTGCTTACGTTTATGAAATCATTTGTACCACCGCTTCCAACGCTGTTGATTGTGGGCGTGAACGGTGCGGTATATGGTCTGTGGGCAGGGTTTTTATATTCATGGATCGGCATGGTGCTCGGTTGTACCGTTACGTTCCTGATTGTGCGGGAGATTGGGAAATCCGCCTTTGTAGAGCGATGGGCACGCAAACCTCGTGTGCAACGCAGCATGGTATGGATTCGAAGGAATGCATTCAGTTATGTTTTTCTGCTGAGTATCTTCCCGGTAGGTCCGTTTGTCATTATTAATGTGGCGGCAGGTATCGCGCGAATGCGATTGTTATCCTTCCTGCTTGCGGTGGGCTGTGGTAAAGCGATCATGATCTTCTCTGTTACGTATATCGGTTCCAATGTGGAACAATTTTTGGAGCACCCTGTACGATGGGTGGGCGTATTGCTCTTCATCGCGGTATCCCTGTGGGCAAGCCGCAAACTGGAGCGACACTTTACCCGGTCATCTTCAGAACGCGAGAATCTACAAGATCTGAATCAACCAGATGGAAAATCAATCTCCTCATAA
- a CDS encoding NAD-dependent epimerase/dehydratase family protein: MNIVITGASGFVGFNLSQYLAQKGHRITLLDRDDYCQRLVHFSPLHEMPFICCDLASNRIHLPSGTDYIIHLAAMPHVDYSYHQPGEVFRNNTLSTQAILQYATEHHIPVLLASSVEVYGGDWGRVYHESDPYAPVSPYSASKVACEMLAHSYAQCYQLPVKLFRLTNLYGPWQLPDRIIPRNFGRMLDGLPLDIQGSAVRDFLYVDDALRAIEQIMLKGKDGQVYNISTGLGTTMQEIGEILKPMDRSVAAVEIREQEPTQSRGSSLVVHSGRLRAELGWLPQTTLEKGLERTFRWYQEHPEWVRQFSREYHTTRETRSFIIDMARYAVPAV, from the coding sequence GTGAACATTGTGATTACAGGGGCTTCTGGATTTGTGGGATTTAATCTGTCACAGTATTTGGCGCAAAAGGGGCATCGAATTACCCTTCTGGATCGGGATGATTATTGTCAGAGGCTTGTTCATTTCTCTCCTCTGCACGAGATGCCATTCATCTGTTGTGACCTTGCATCAAACCGGATTCATCTGCCTTCTGGAACAGATTACATCATTCATCTGGCAGCCATGCCTCACGTGGATTATTCGTATCATCAACCAGGGGAAGTCTTCCGCAATAATACGCTCAGCACCCAGGCTATTCTACAATATGCTACCGAACATCACATCCCTGTCTTGCTTGCATCATCTGTTGAAGTGTATGGCGGCGATTGGGGCAGGGTCTATCATGAATCAGATCCGTATGCGCCGGTCTCTCCTTATTCTGCATCAAAAGTCGCTTGTGAAATGCTTGCTCATTCCTACGCTCAATGTTACCAGCTTCCAGTCAAACTCTTTCGTTTGACCAACCTCTATGGTCCGTGGCAATTGCCAGACCGTATTATTCCACGAAATTTTGGTCGGATGTTGGACGGACTTCCTCTGGATATTCAGGGATCGGCAGTGCGTGATTTCTTGTATGTGGATGATGCCCTCCGGGCCATTGAACAGATCATGCTGAAAGGCAAAGACGGACAGGTTTACAATATTTCGACAGGGCTTGGGACAACCATGCAGGAGATCGGAGAGATATTGAAACCGATGGATCGATCTGTAGCTGCTGTAGAGATTCGGGAGCAAGAGCCAACCCAGTCCAGAGGGTCCAGTCTGGTCGTACATTCAGGAAGATTACGGGCGGAATTGGGGTGGTTACCTCAAACCACATTGGAAAAGGGATTGGAAAGAACCTTCCGCTGGTACCAGGAACATCCCGAATGGGTAAGGCAATTCAGCCGTGAATATCATACAACAAGGGAAACGCGCAGTTTCATTATCGATATGGCAAGATACGCAGTTCCAGCCGTATAA
- a CDS encoding DUF1835 domain-containing protein, with translation MIDDIFAFSRLLNRMNENELRSALRVLYMKSAHVVKRQEEQGEKVDFADAVQSLFRNMDTSFDLELLEQQALAETDKPNEIHITFGESPLSSLKMGMSTLPNQEKRSFFSMDDDYAVGPLGDLTHRADLQRRYLWLTERMCLSDREAYAMHELESIFELSSTMHSIDSKTSIIIWYSNNAREKTGLLYAMHLLRSSKSRIYLIETSGLYQQLFNRPDVQYDVFHTGEILPEKLLAMWQVCSEQKPLSKQERLQLEQDWLELSVQPGLLRMMENGEIRSLPEDALDEYIMQKVRELTPNWEPGKYIRAARIVGEVIGTSSQHIGDAFVEYRLRQLVLQGQLEMDGKPLAMRYYSVRLAER, from the coding sequence ATGATTGATGATATCTTTGCTTTCAGTCGATTGTTGAATCGCATGAATGAGAATGAACTTCGTTCAGCCCTGCGTGTACTTTATATGAAATCAGCACACGTGGTCAAGCGGCAGGAAGAGCAGGGCGAAAAGGTGGATTTTGCGGATGCGGTACAGTCTCTGTTTCGGAATATGGATACCTCTTTTGATCTGGAATTGCTGGAACAACAAGCTCTGGCTGAGACCGACAAACCAAATGAAATTCATATTACGTTTGGAGAATCACCTCTGAGTAGTCTGAAAATGGGAATGAGCACATTACCTAATCAGGAAAAGCGGAGCTTTTTCTCTATGGATGATGATTATGCTGTGGGTCCTTTAGGTGATCTGACCCATCGTGCAGATTTGCAGCGCAGGTATCTTTGGCTGACCGAACGAATGTGTCTCAGTGACCGCGAGGCTTATGCCATGCATGAACTTGAATCAATATTTGAGCTTAGCTCCACAATGCATTCTATTGATTCCAAGACGTCAATCATCATCTGGTATTCGAATAATGCACGTGAGAAGACGGGACTGCTCTATGCGATGCATCTATTGCGCAGCAGTAAGAGTCGTATATATCTGATCGAAACGAGCGGCTTATATCAGCAATTATTCAATAGACCTGATGTTCAATATGATGTGTTCCACACAGGCGAGATTCTTCCGGAAAAGCTTCTGGCGATGTGGCAAGTCTGCTCTGAGCAAAAGCCGCTGTCCAAGCAAGAACGCCTCCAACTGGAACAGGATTGGCTGGAACTTTCGGTACAGCCCGGACTATTGCGTATGATGGAGAATGGTGAGATTCGAAGTCTACCTGAAGATGCGTTGGACGAGTACATTATGCAGAAGGTAAGGGAACTGACACCGAACTGGGAGCCAGGCAAGTATATCCGAGCAGCTCGTATTGTGGGCGAAGTGATTGGGACGAGCAGCCAGCATATAGGTGATGCGTTCGTGGAGTACCGTCTAAGACAACTGGTGCTGCAAGGCCAACTTGAGATGGATGGAAAGCCACTTGCAATGAGGTATTACAGTGTTCGGCTTGCCGAACGCTGA